CGCAAATTTCCGAAAGTGAACTTCTCCGCCTCATTGAAGAAATCAGGCCAATCGCGGAGGAAATGGCCTCGGTAAATGCTTACAAGCGGCTCACTTTTTTTGAGATTACAACAGCGCTTGCCTTCCTCTATTTCGCTGACAAGGGAGTGGATGAGGCAGTCATCGAAGTCGGCATGGGAGGACGCCTCGATGCCACCAACGTCATTTATCCTGACTGTAGCGGGATAACTAAAATCGGGTTGGAGCACACGCAATACCTAGGAGATACTCTTGGAAAGATTGCTTTTGAGAAGGCTGGAATTGTCAAGCCCGGTGTTCCAGTGATAGCCGCTGATGGCAGTGAGGAAGTCCTCAACGTTATCAGATCGGTTTGCAGGGAACGCAATGCACCACTGAAGATTGTAGGTAGCGATATCAAGTATGATCTCATTTCGACGACGTTAGATGGAACGATAATCGATATCGAGCGAATCGGTAGGGTTCATGTCCCGCTCATAGGTTCATTCCAGGCCCTCAATGCTGCGATCGCCTACGGCTGCATTCAAGAGCTGATTAAGAAAGGAATCGACATTCCTGATAGTGCGATCGTTAGAGGATTTTCGGAGACCCGCTGGCCCGGAAGGTTCGAAATCCTATCGCGATCACCATTGGTCATTTTTGACGCGACGCACACGCCAGATGGCGCAGCAATTGTGTCCAAAGACCTCCAAGAACTTGTTAAGGGTCGGATCATCCTCGTACTCGGCGTTTTGAATGATAAGGACATTGATGGGCTTGCAAAGCATCTCGGTAAAATCGCGACAGTTGCATTTGCGACAGCACCAAAGAGTAAACGCGCATATCCAGCGCATATTGTTGCAGACCATCTAAAGAGGTACTGCAGCCAAGTTGAAACGGTTGAAGACGTCGGCGATGCGGTTGAAACGGCGTTGAGGATGGCCTCAGTCGACGACACAGTCTTTATTACAGGCTCGCTCTACACGATCGGCGAGGCGAAAGTCTGGTGGGACTCGCATGAAGCCCATAAGAGAGATTTTGACCACACTCGTTAATCACTTTCCCAACGGGGCGTTCCCTGGCAGAAAGGGGGAAGAGAGACCCGCTGCTGGAAGTGACCCTTTCCAGGTTCTCATTTCAACGGTTCTCTCTCAAAGGACAAAGGACGAAAATACTTACGTCGCATCGCAACGTCTCTTTTCAAAATACAAAAATCCGGCGGAGCTCGCGGCTGCGCCATTGGATGATCTCATGGAATTGATACGCCCCGCGGGTTTTCCCAAAGCAAAATCAAAAGCGATTAAGGAAATCGCAAGGATCATACATCAAGACTACAACGATCGCGTTCCAAACGATATGGAGAAGCTCCTCGCACTGCCTTTAGTCGGCAGAAAAACGGCCAATTGCGTTCTCGTCTACGGGTTTGGCCAAGATGCGATTCCGGTCGATGTTCATGTTCATAGGATATCGAATAGAATCGGGCTTGTCAGCACGAGGACACCTGGAGAAACAGAGATGGAATTGACAAGAGTAGTTCCAAGAGATCTTTGGAAACGCATCAACACCGTTTTAATCGCCTTTGGGAAGGAAATATGCACGCCAAGGAACCCGAATTGTTCGGTTTGTCCAATCAATCGCTATTGTGATTATTTTGCTGAGAAAAGGACACGATAAATGAATGTCCAAAAGATTGCGCTTAAACACCCAGGCTCTCATCGATTTTCTTGCTCATTTCCTTCTCGAGCTGGATCTCTGCCTCCCATTGATCCAGTGAATCAAGAATTTCCTTGAGATGCTTAAGGCAGTCGATGCATATCCACCGGTTGCCGATGTTTTTCATCGGTTTTTTCTTGTAACCGATCGTCCCGCAAATCCAGCAGACGTGCATGTCTTTAGTCCTATGTTCCACGTATGCCTCCATCTTCTTTCCTTCGACGATCGCCTCGAGCGTTAATTCTTTCCTGGATTTCTTATTGCTGGTGTTCATCGGGTAATCACACTTTATATTAATTTCTATATAAGTAGTTCTCGTAGTCTAACGATTAACTTTTCCGATCTTGCCTCATCTCTCCAAAAAAATAATTATGTGATGCGAGACTTAGTCTTCAAAATGCACGAAGTTTCTGTTATGTCTGGTATCATCAACGCTGTTCTCGATCAGCTTGCGAATTATGAGATTGAGAAGGTCGAGGAGGTCGTACTCATTGTTGGAGAATTGACTTTTCTTGGAGAAGAACAATTGAGATTTGCTTTTGAGATATTAAGTAAGGGGACGATACTTGAAGGTGCTGAACTAATCATTGAAACCGAAAAGGCGATACTACGCTGCCCCTCATGTGGGTTTGAAGGTCCACCGGAACATATTGGGGATGGATCTTTTCACTTCTCCATTCCGATCCTGAGCTGCCCGAAATGCAACGATCGAGCGGACATCATTAAGGGGAAGTGCTGTGGTGTCACATCGGTCAAGGTGGTGGAGAAGTAATGTTCAAATTCAGGGATGAAGCAACCGCGAAAAGGATTGTTCAAAAAATAGCGGATCTGGGGCTCAATGCGAGGTTCATGCATGTATGCGGGACGCACCAGGACACCCTTGTCCGGTTTGGTCTCCAGGACCTCATTGAAAAAGCGGGCATCGATATCAGGCAGGGACCCGGTTGTCCTGTCTGCGTCACCACTTCGTATGAGATCCAAGAGGCGATGGCGATCGCCCGGTCTGGAAAAACACTCGCGGTCTTTGGGGATATGCTTGCGGTGCCGACACCCGACGGCTCCCTCGCAGACCTTAAGGCTCAGGGCTGTGACGTGAGAGTTGTCTATTCGGTCGATGAAGCGATCAGGCTTGCAGAAACTGGCAAAGAGGTCGTCTTCATGGCCGTGGGGTTCGAGACGACGAGCCCCACGACTGCCTCAGCAGTCTATTCAAGACCTCCCGCCTCTTTTTCAATTCTTAGCGCTCATCGTTTGATTCCACCGGCTATCGAAGCAATCCTCCAAATGGGGGAGATCCGCGTTGATGGGTTAATTCAGCCTGGACATGTAAGCACGATTATTGGTCTCAGGCCATACGAGGAAATCGCGAAGCGGTTTCACATGCCGCAGGTCGTCGCGGGCTTCGAGCCACTGGATCTCCTGATGGCTGTTTATATGCTTGCTGAACAGGTCAAGGAGGGCACTGCCTCTGTCCAGAATGAGTATTCGCGTGTCGTAAAACCAGAAGGCAACCCAAAGGCCCTATCCCTTCTTTCCGAAGTTTTCAAGAAAGTCGACAAGCCGTGGCGAGGATTCCCTGTCATTGGAAACAGCGCCCTCGAGCTGAGAGAAGAATTTGAAGAATATGACGCGCGAAAGAAGTATGCTGATTTGCTCGCCGACCTCTCTCCTTTGGAGTTCTCAACCGCCTGCCGATGCGGGGAAGTTTTGAGGGGCCTCATCCCTTCCGAGGACTGTCCACTCTTCGGGACTTCATGTACCCCTGGGAATCCGATGGGCCCGTGCATGGTCAGCAGAGAGGGAAGTTGCAACATCACTTATCGGTACCGTCCAGAAGGATCAACCTCAAAGGACTAATTCGATTATACCTGCCAATAGCCCGCTCTTCTTTTTCCTAGTCTATTTGCAGTCTTAGACACCTTTTGCCGTTAACATCCTGGCGGAGATCACTGAGGACCAAAAGAGGAGACATATGACCGCAACTGCCTCGGCTGTTGGGATATTTGTGAAAAACAAGAATCCCAGAGATATGATGATCGCCACAACCGTCATGATCGAAAAGATCGCACCAAATACCTTGCTTGACCGTAAAGGTCTAATAAGGATGATCAGCGCAATCAATGAAAGACCGAAGAATGAATAACTGGCCACTGTATGGTAAATGCCAGTTGTAATGGGGAAAATGCCGACTCCGAGTAGAGAAATAGCAGCAAGGAAAAAGACCGCGGAGCCCGCCTTCCCGAGACTATCATTGCGAAGTGCCTTCGATAATCCAAAAACAAAAACGATACTGAGAAGCGCTTCAATGATTACGCCATTATTGAAGAAAATCCGACCAGGTCTGTCGCCACCTAGTTCACTGAGCGTCTGTTCTCCGAGAACCCAATTCGTATCGACCATTGCCGCTATTATCCACATGATTGCAAAGATGATCGCGCCAGTCAATCCACAACTGGCCCCAATTCTGATGATTTTCTGTTGATTTGGCATCTAACGGTAATCTGTTTGTCTTCTTATTTTATTTTCATCGGCCTTTTGGGCCCAGCGTGAATGGAATTCCCTAGGTTTCAAGTTCGTTTCCCCCGGCAACCATTTACGCGTCTAGTATCGCTTGCAATTTTGGAAGGATCAGAACCCTTTTAGATTGATGTGCCATTATGTGCTATCAATTCTGTGTCGCTAATCATAGTGATATCCAGAACTCCAGAATTGAAGTAATCCAAAAAAGGTCAGGCGAGTGAAACGATGAACGATTCGACATATGGGCGGAATAACATTTTGAACAGTGGCGGAAACAATTATTTGGATGAGAAGCCGAAGGGGATCTGTGTTGCTCTAGTTTCACCGGGAAAGACTATCAAGTTCGCTGGATCTTCTCCAGATGATTTCATTTCGTCGATTCGTGGTTCAGTGCTTTCATGGGTGAACTTTGCAATAGACGACCTACGCCAAGAAGGAAATGAAATCGCTGTAAAATTCGGTTTCACTGATTCACTAGTTTCGACGCTTCTCTCCGGCTACTATGCAACCTTCGAAGACCGCGGTACAGAGATGGGTATCATGCTTCCTGCGGTAAGAGCAGAGGGTCTCGAACTGAAAGTATATCCTCTCATCATCCTGATAAGGGATGGACTCATCCTCACGATGCACAGTAAGGAGGTTGCCAGACTCGTTGTTTTTGCACGTTACGCAGACGGTTTCCTGAAAAAACTGCCAGAATCTGCATCCCCTCAGGACAAGCTCACGCTGATGCTCATCCGGATCATCGACGAAAGCAATTCGAGGAATTTTGAGCATCTGAGAGAAATCGAGGAACTTGGTGATAAACTAAGTGAGACGCTCGTCGATCCGAAATCACCCAGAATGGCAATCGGGCGTCAGATCTATGAAATTAAGCACGCGCTCATCACCTATCTAAACACACTTTGGAGAACCTTAGACGTACTTCACTCACTGCGTTACGGCGATGCAGATCTCATAACGGACAATCCTAAAGTTTTGTCAAGAATTGGATTGCTAGCGGACGAGGTCAACCGACAGATCGAATTGAGCGAGCACATGTCTGAGGTACTCGCCTCTGGGCTTGAAGTCCTGCAATCGTTGTATAATAATCAACTACAGATCCTAAACAACCGTATGGCTCTCGTTATGACTTGGCTAACAATTCTCGGGACTGCAGTTCTTGTGCCGAATACTCTCGCTACGATTTTCAGTTTTGCCTTCGGCCTTGAGTCAAAGCTGCTTCTTTGGTCGATCTTGATTCTCGTCATTTCAACAATTAATGCAACCTTTCTTGCCTACTGGTGGGTTCGAAGGCGAGTCATCATCACGGCAATTCCGGATGAAAGTGATAAACGCCGGTCGATTATTCATTAGATCATCAGATCATCTCTCAACAGCCATTTTCACTTGAACCGCCAAAAAACCTTTTGGAAATCCTTCTATTCTCTGGGAAAAGCGCAGCTCATGAATAGATCGATAAGAAGGAAGAAATCGCAGTTTCCTTGTTCGTGCATACGGTTTCTCAAGACCAAATTGTCCAACAAGAAAGCAAATCGTTCAATTCATGGGGGATTGGTGGATCTTTGTAGCTTCGACAGGCATTTGCATCTCCATATTTGCGGTCATTGTTGATTTGGAAGCTTACTGTTGCGGATCGCATCCTAGTGCTTTGTCAATATGACCAGAGAAGGAACACTGGAAGACTCTTTCGAAAATGTCGAACAGGGGGACCCTAAAATTAAATAATCAAAAGCGATAAAAGAAACGGGTTTATCATGGTCGAGATAAGGACGACTGATGAACTGTTGATCTTCTTGCAAAAGGCCTTAGAGATCGAATTGAGCTTCGAAACCATGTCTCAATGGGAATCTTACATTAATCTCAAGAAAGATGAATTCAGAGACGTCGTCTTCGAGCTTATCTCGGAGTCTGAAAAACACCGGGCAATAGTTGAAGAGCTGATGTCTAGAGTGAAAATGAAGAATCAGCGCGAGATCCCGGCCATTCGCCCCCGTGAATTCAATTTTAAGAACAAGACGGAATTCGAAATCATGATGGAGCTGTCAAAGTATGAGAAGTTAGCGTATGATATCTACAAGAACATTTATGACGCGCTAAAAAAGTCGGACATGAAGAATCTATTTGATGGCGATCCATCGTCGATTTTCTCGACGCTGGACATGCTCATTAAAGAAGAATCTGATCACCAATCAA
This window of the Methanomassiliicoccales archaeon genome carries:
- a CDS encoding folylpolyglutamate synthase/dihydrofolate synthase family protein, with the protein product MSYQETLNWLFSLENMGIKLGLENTIELLKRLGDPHLRFRSVHIAGTKGKGSVCAMISSILQEAGYKVGLYTSPHLVDFRERIQINRTQISESELLRLIEEIRPIAEEMASVNAYKRLTFFEITTALAFLYFADKGVDEAVIEVGMGGRLDATNVIYPDCSGITKIGLEHTQYLGDTLGKIAFEKAGIVKPGVPVIAADGSEEVLNVIRSVCRERNAPLKIVGSDIKYDLISTTLDGTIIDIERIGRVHVPLIGSFQALNAAIAYGCIQELIKKGIDIPDSAIVRGFSETRWPGRFEILSRSPLVIFDATHTPDGAAIVSKDLQELVKGRIILVLGVLNDKDIDGLAKHLGKIATVAFATAPKSKRAYPAHIVADHLKRYCSQVETVEDVGDAVETALRMASVDDTVFITGSLYTIGEAKVWWDSHEAHKRDFDHTR
- the hypA gene encoding hydrogenase maturation nickel metallochaperone HypA, yielding MHEVSVMSGIINAVLDQLANYEIEKVEEVVLIVGELTFLGEEQLRFAFEILSKGTILEGAELIIETEKAILRCPSCGFEGPPEHIGDGSFHFSIPILSCPKCNDRADIIKGKCCGVTSVKVVEK
- a CDS encoding CorA family divalent cation transporter, coding for MNDSTYGRNNILNSGGNNYLDEKPKGICVALVSPGKTIKFAGSSPDDFISSIRGSVLSWVNFAIDDLRQEGNEIAVKFGFTDSLVSTLLSGYYATFEDRGTEMGIMLPAVRAEGLELKVYPLIILIRDGLILTMHSKEVARLVVFARYADGFLKKLPESASPQDKLTLMLIRIIDESNSRNFEHLREIEELGDKLSETLVDPKSPRMAIGRQIYEIKHALITYLNTLWRTLDVLHSLRYGDADLITDNPKVLSRIGLLADEVNRQIELSEHMSEVLASGLEVLQSLYNNQLQILNNRMALVMTWLTILGTAVLVPNTLATIFSFAFGLESKLLLWSILILVISTINATFLAYWWVRRRVIITAIPDESDKRRSIIH
- a CDS encoding DUF998 domain-containing protein, with translation MPNQQKIIRIGASCGLTGAIIFAIMWIIAAMVDTNWVLGEQTLSELGGDRPGRIFFNNGVIIEALLSIVFVFGLSKALRNDSLGKAGSAVFFLAAISLLGVGIFPITTGIYHTVASYSFFGLSLIALIILIRPLRSSKVFGAIFSIMTVVAIIISLGFLFFTNIPTAEAVAVICLLFWSSVISARMLTAKGV
- the nth gene encoding endonuclease III, with the protein product MKPIREILTTLVNHFPNGAFPGRKGEERPAAGSDPFQVLISTVLSQRTKDENTYVASQRLFSKYKNPAELAAAPLDDLMELIRPAGFPKAKSKAIKEIARIIHQDYNDRVPNDMEKLLALPLVGRKTANCVLVYGFGQDAIPVDVHVHRISNRIGLVSTRTPGETEMELTRVVPRDLWKRINTVLIAFGKEICTPRNPNCSVCPINRYCDYFAEKRTR
- the hypD gene encoding hydrogenase formation protein HypD, giving the protein MFKFRDEATAKRIVQKIADLGLNARFMHVCGTHQDTLVRFGLQDLIEKAGIDIRQGPGCPVCVTTSYEIQEAMAIARSGKTLAVFGDMLAVPTPDGSLADLKAQGCDVRVVYSVDEAIRLAETGKEVVFMAVGFETTSPTTASAVYSRPPASFSILSAHRLIPPAIEAILQMGEIRVDGLIQPGHVSTIIGLRPYEEIAKRFHMPQVVAGFEPLDLLMAVYMLAEQVKEGTASVQNEYSRVVKPEGNPKALSLLSEVFKKVDKPWRGFPVIGNSALELREEFEEYDARKKYADLLADLSPLEFSTACRCGEVLRGLIPSEDCPLFGTSCTPGNPMGPCMVSREGSCNITYRYRPEGSTSKD